In the genome of Pseudodesulfovibrio sp. S3, the window ACCGTTTGACCTTGGCCCTGGCCAGTCCCTGGACCAGGACCTTGAGACGGCCATCGGGCATTTTCAGCATGCGCATGATCATGCCCACGGTGCCGGTCGTGTAGAGTTCGTCCGGGCTGGGATCCTCCACGGCCTCGTCCTTTTGCGTGAGGATGAGGATGTAGCGATCGCCGGAAAGGGCGGCGTCCACTGCATGGACGGATTTTTCCCGGCCCACGAAGAGCGGCAGGATCATGTAGTTGAAAACCACGATGTCGCGCACGGCGAGCACCGGCAGTGTCTGTGGGATGTCCGCCGGGTTCGGGCTGGGCATGTCGTCGCCGTCGCCGAACAGGGAACCTCCCGACTGGGCTGTCAGGGCTTCGATGATGTCCGGCAATGCCTCGCTGGCTCCGCCTTTGCCGGGTTTTGACGGCCTGGATCGGCGGGCTGGGGATTCGACGCTATCTGTACCCGGTTTCCTGCGCTTGATGTGCGACGGTCGGATAGGGGTTTTGTTCTTTTTTTTGCTCAAGGGTATATCCTCTGATTTGTGTGAAAACAGACGGTGTTACCCAAATATGTCGTCAATCCGGGTTGGCAAGTATATTATTAATGTAAAATATGTGTTTTTAGGGGAGGGGTTGCCTGCGAGAGGAGAGAAGGTCAGCGGCGTATCTCAAATGAGGGGAGGAGGGCGTCAACATCCGTCCGCTTGATGTCGATTCCGCTTACTCGCGCCAGGGGCGGACCTTGTTTGAGCCGCGTCTCGAACTGGTCGAGCTGATCCGGTTTGCCCTGGGCCAGGGTCTCGACCGAGCCGTCGGGCAGGTTTCGAACCCATCCTCTAATGCCGATTTCAAAGGCCACTTCCCGTGTCCAGCCACGGAACCAGACGCCCTGGACCTTGCCGTGCACGATGGCGTGAATCTGCTGCATCTACAGCCTCCCGGCCTCGTTGAAACTGTAATAGTCGTGGTCCGTGACGATGATGTGGTCGCGGACCGCTATATCCAGGCTCTTGCACGCCTCGGCCACCATGGCGGTGAGCAGCGTGTCCTCGCCCGAAGGCTGGGCACTGCCGCCCGGATGGTTGTGGACCAGGATGAGATTGGTTGCTTCCAGCCGGAGTGCGGCGACCACGACCTCGCGGGGGAAGATGGCCGTGGCATTGGTCGTGCCCCTGCTGATCTGCTCCCAAGATATGACACGGTTCTTGGTGTCCATGAAGACCACCCAGAATTCTTCGGTGCCCTTGCTGCCGAGCCGGGCCATGGCGGCCTTGGCCACCGCTTCCGGGTCGGTTACGGATTCGCCGCGGCGTGCCGGGGCTTCGCCCAGTCGGGCATAAAGCTCCTGGAGCAGCACCCATTGTGCCTTGGTGGATTCGCCCACGCCCTTGATCGTCTCGATCTGGTCGGGACGGGCCATGACAGCGTCCTTGAGGGAACCGAACCGGGCGATCAGTTCCTTGGCCAGGGGTTTTGTATCCCGGCGGGGCAGGGTCAGGGCAAGGAGCAGTTCCAGAATTTCATAATCGGCCAGTCCCCGGCTGTTGTCGGCGAGTTTGGCCTTCAGGCGCTGGCGGTGGCCGGTGTAGTGGGGGGCGTCTTGTGTCATGATCAGTGGCGGCGGAGTTGTTGTTTTGGTCTGAACAGATCGATCAGCCCGGCCATAAGCATGTCCAGGGCCTCTTCATACTTGCGTTCGCCGGTTTTGAGCGAGAGTTCGGCTTCCATGGCCAGATCGATCATCCGGGCCACGCCCGCTGCGCCCAGCCGTTTCGCCACAGGGGCCTTCTTCTGCAGCATGTAGGGGTTTCCGGCAGGTTTTTCGCCGTGGGCGAGCATCCAGTACATGCGCGCCTGGCTGGCCAGAAAACCGATCAGGTTGAAGAGCATCTGATCCTTGGCGGATTTGGAATGGTCGTCGATGACCCGCTTCCAGACAGAGGCCTCTGCACCGGGCTGGCCCAGGGCATCCATGAGGTCGAAAAAAGGCATCTCGCCGGTCCGGGCCACCAGGGAGACGTGCTCCTTGCGCACCACCTTGGCGTCACCTGCGGCCAGTTCGATCTTGTCCAGTTCCAGCCGGGCGGCAACGGCGTCCGTGGGCAGGGCATGGGTCAGTGCCTGTCCCGCGCCCGGCTCGAAGGTCAGTCCGGTTTTTGCGGCCCAGCCCTTGACGAAATCCGTCAGGGAACGTTGATCCAGTCCTGGAGATTCCCATATCCATCCTTCATTCTTGGCCTTTTTGAACAGGCCTCGGCGGGACAGGGCCGGCGGGATAGGCGCTTTCTTGCCGCTCCATGCTCCTTCCAAGCAGAAAAACGGATAGATGTCGCTGCCCAGCCCTTTGACCGAGGCGTCGAGTTTGTCCCAGTAGTCCGCCTTGAGGGTGTGGGCGCGGCGCAGGATGAGCGCCTTGGGTTGCGGGAACAGTGATTTGATGGTCAGGTCGGTCCAGAAGGTCTGGGGAAGCGGTTCTTCGTCGTCGGCCCAGAAGGGCTTGCGTTCCCACCCGTCCTGGCCGGACGTTCTGAGGCGTTCGTCGATCTGGGCCTTGAGGAGCTGGGGGTCCGGGCAGACGAGGAAGAAAAATCTTGGGCGTGTCATAGCTATGCGGGCTGCCTAGTAGTTTTGGGACATCTGGTCGGCCAGTCGTCTGATGCCGAGGCGGGTGACTTCCATGTCCGCTTCCTCTTCGTCGCCGGTGAAGAAGGGCCAATCCTGATTGATCAGGCTTGACCGCCACAGCACGGAATCGTCCGTGGTGGAACGGATGGTCGCCTCGAATTGGAATATCGCCACGGAACGCAGGGTTTCGTCATATTCGCCAGCCACGGCGGTGGGCCGGTTGTACCGTTGTATGTCGATGGAAATGACCGCATCCGCACCGGCCTTTGTATCCACCCACGTAATTGAACCCCGGTTGTTCAATTCGTCGCGCAGCAGCTTGCGTACGCGCGGTTCCAGCCACGACAGGGTGGTCGGATTGGAAATTTTTCCCACGGCAATGGTCCGGTAT includes:
- a CDS encoding acylphosphatase translates to MQQIHAIVHGKVQGVWFRGWTREVAFEIGIRGWVRNLPDGSVETLAQGKPDQLDQFETRLKQGPPLARVSGIDIKRTDVDALLPSFEIRR
- the lptE gene encoding LPS assembly lipoprotein LptE: MSPLRYFTLFILLMLAGCGGYSFGEGDISVLAPEYRTIAVGKISNPTTLSWLEPRVRKLLRDELNNRGSITWVDTKAGADAVISIDIQRYNRPTAVAGEYDETLRSVAIFQFEATIRSTTDDSVLWRSSLINQDWPFFTGDEEEADMEVTRLGIRRLADQMSQNY
- a CDS encoding DNA polymerase III subunit delta, which codes for MTRPRFFFLVCPDPQLLKAQIDERLRTSGQDGWERKPFWADDEEPLPQTFWTDLTIKSLFPQPKALILRRAHTLKADYWDKLDASVKGLGSDIYPFFCLEGAWSGKKAPIPPALSRRGLFKKAKNEGWIWESPGLDQRSLTDFVKGWAAKTGLTFEPGAGQALTHALPTDAVAARLELDKIELAAGDAKVVRKEHVSLVARTGEMPFFDLMDALGQPGAEASVWKRVIDDHSKSAKDQMLFNLIGFLASQARMYWMLAHGEKPAGNPYMLQKKAPVAKRLGAAGVARMIDLAMEAELSLKTGERKYEEALDMLMAGLIDLFRPKQQLRRH
- the radC gene encoding DNA repair protein RadC; this encodes MTQDAPHYTGHRQRLKAKLADNSRGLADYEILELLLALTLPRRDTKPLAKELIARFGSLKDAVMARPDQIETIKGVGESTKAQWVLLQELYARLGEAPARRGESVTDPEAVAKAAMARLGSKGTEEFWVVFMDTKNRVISWEQISRGTTNATAIFPREVVVAALRLEATNLILVHNHPGGSAQPSGEDTLLTAMVAEACKSLDIAVRDHIIVTDHDYYSFNEAGRL